Below is a genomic region from Leifsonia sp. Root112D2.
CTGCGCGTCGAGGTCTTCGCGGCAGGCTTCGCCGTCTTCGCGGCGGCTTGGGAGGCCGTCGACGCCGGCGCGAGGGGCCTGCGCATCACGGGCGGAATCGGCTCGCCGCGTCGATCCTGACCGGGCAGCGGGCGCGAGCGGCGCCCGTAGATGAGCGAGGACGAATCGAGCAGCCACGGCACCAGCGCGATGGTCACCCCGTGGCAGAGCATGAGCTGGCGGGCGATGCGCCGCGAGCGGTGGTTGTGCAGCAGCCCCTCCCACCAGTGGCCCACGATGTACTGCGGCAGATACACGGTCACGACCTCGGAGCCGTGCTCCTCGCGGCGCTGCTTGATGTACTTGATGAGCGGCACACCGAAATCACGATACGGCGACTCGATGATCGTGAGCGGCACATGGATGTTCTGCTCGGCCCACTGCCCCTGCAGCTTCTGGGTCGACTCCTCGTCGATGGCGATGTTCACAGCCTCGATGCTGTCGTGCCGAGCCGCGATGGCGTAGTCGAGGGCCTTCAGCGCGGGCTTCTGCATCTTGCCGATCAGCACAATCGCGTGGTCGCCCTTGCTGCCGAAGGTGGTGGTCGCGTCGACCTCGACCTCTCTCTCCACGTCGCGGTAGTAGCGGTTCACGCCCATCATCAAGAGGAACAGGATCGGCATGAAGATGAACACCAGATACGCGCCGTGCGTGAACTTGGTGATGGTCACCACCACGAGCACGCTGAAGGTGAGAAGCGCCCCGAAGGCGTTGATGCAGAGGCTGCGGATGATGCCCACCCGGTCGGGCGCACCGCTCTTCAGCAGTCGAATCCAGTGCTTCACCATGCCGGACTGGCCCAGCGTGAACGACACGAACACCCCGATGATGTACAGCTGGATGAGCTGCGTGAGGTTGGCCCGGTAGATCAACAGCAGCACGCAGGCGCCGAGCGCCAGCAGGATCATGCCGTTGGAGAAGACGAGTCGGTCGCCGCGGGTGTTCAGCGACTTGGGTGCGTACGAGTCGCGGGCCAGCACCGAACCCAGCAGCGGGAATCCGTTGAATGCCGTATTCGCGGCAAGCAGCAGCACGAGCGCCGTTGCCGCCTGCACGATGAAGAACAGGATGCTGTTGTTGCCGAAGACCGCGGATGCCACCTGGGCTATCACGCTGCGCTGCGGCGAGGTGGCGCACTGCGCCCACCCTTGAAGATCACACGGATTCTCGGCGTAATGCACGTGGGTGATCAGCGCGATGGCGGTGAGGCCCACGAACAGGCCGACGGCGATGGATGCCATCAGCAGCAGCGTCGTGCGCGCGTTTCTGATCTTGGGGGTGCGGAACGCGGGAACCCCGTTGGCTACCGCTTCGACGCCGGTCAGGGCGGAACATCCGCTTGCGAAGGAGCGCAGCAGCAGCAGGATCACCGCGGCCTGCGTGATGTTCTGCGCGTGCACGCTGTATCCGGCGGATTCGGCGATCGGTGCGCTGCCGAACAGTGTCTGCACCAGACCAGTGACCACCATGAGCACGATGCTTGCGATGAACACGTAGGTGGGAATCGCGAACGCCTTGCTCGACTCGCGTACTCCGCGCAGGTTTACTGCCGCGATGAGCACCACAAAGGCGACGGCGAGTTCGACACGCCATCCGCTCAGCCAGGGCAGGGCCGAGATGATGTTGTCGACACCACTGGCCACCGACACCGCAACCGTGAGCACATAGTCGACGAGCAGAGCGGATGCGACGATCAGACCTGCCTTCTCGCCCAGGTTCTTGTGGGCCACTTCGTAGTCGCCGCCGCCGGAGGGGTACGCCTTGATGAGCTGGCGGTAGGAAGCGGCGACGGTGATGAGCAGCACCACGACGCAGGCCGCGACCCATGGGGCGAAGCTCAGAAAAGCAAGCCCGCCGATCGTGAGGATCATGAGCATTTCCTGCGGACCATATGCCACGGAGGAGAGCGCGTCGCTGGCGAAAATGGGTAGCGCAAGGCGCTTGGAGAGCAGCTGCCCCTCGAGCTTCTCGCTCGGTAGCGGCTCGCCAATCAGCCAGCGCTTCGGGGATCGCCCCTCGTTTGTCACGAGGGATGACACTACACCTCGCGGGGCCGCTGTCAAATCGGATCGGGAATACTGTTGTCAGTCGGCGCGTTGGGAGTGGGCCGCCACCTCTTGATAGCGAGATCGATGTGCTGTTTTCCGGAGCCTTTTGCGACCGGCACGCCTACACTTGAGGCATGGCACACACACGCCATACCGGCACACGGCACTCCCCAGCGGGCTTCGCCGAATGGCTGGACGACCGGCTTCTTCCGATACTCGGACCGCCGCCGCTCGGACCATACGACGTCGAGACGCCGCCCACGCCCGATCACCTTCTCTGCCCCCTCTGCGGCACGCCGATGGCGGGGCACACGATGGAACGGGATGGCGCGCACGCCTTCATCCACTGCCCGGGTGCGCACGACACCGGTGTGGCAGAAACGGGCCGCGCGGCCTGAATCGCGCGCAGCAGCCGCGCCCACGCCGAAATCCGTGGGTGCGCGAGTTTGGCCGTGCTATCGGCCGAGCGCGGACAGGACGTTCTTTCGCAACTGCGTGAGTTCGTCGCGCAGCTGGGCGACCACGGCATCCGTCAGCGTGCCGCGTGCGGCGGCGGTGCGCAGATCGGTGCGCAGATGCTGGCGGAACTCGGTGAGCACCACATCGGAGTCGCGCAGGGCGGCCCGCGAGTCGGCGCGGCGATCCATCGGTTCTGTTGAATCCCTCGGCTGGCGCTCGGGTTCGGGCCCAGCCTCGCGCCTGGCGTCGCGTGCGGCCGAGGCAAGGTCGGCACGCAGGCTCTTCATGGCCGCGTTGACGCCGGCGCGCACCTCGTCGGCCAGACGGCGCACCGAGTCTGTCACCTCGTTCTCGATGGCGTCGAGCTCGTCTTCGCGGTCGGCGAGCTCGGCCCGGCCCGCATCGGTGATCTCGTAGACGGACTTGCGGCCGTTCGTGGCCTTGGTGACGAGGCCTTCCTCCTCGAGCTTGGCCAGTCGCGGGTAGATCGTGCCGGCGCTGGGGCTGTATGTACCGCCGAAGCGGTCGCTGAGCGCCTGGATGAGTTCGTAGCCGTGCCGGGGGGCCTCGGCCAGCAGGCTCAGCAGGTAAAGGCGCAGGCTGCCATGCGCGAACACCGGCGTCATGCTGTTGCCCCCGCTTCGGACCCTGTGCCTGCCGAGGCACCCGGCGCTGCCGCAGATCGCAGCATCGAGACGTTGCCCGACACCGAATTCACCCGGATGTCGCTCCACGACCCGTCGAGGCTGCCCAGCGTTCCGGTGTAGGCCTTGCCGCGCGCGCCGACGATGCGGGTGTTGTCGACCAGCAGCTTGCCGGTGATCGTGTTGAGCACGTAGCGGCATCCGCCCGCATTGGCCAGGCGCAGCGTGAGATCGCCCGAGACCGAGTTCGCGGTGATCTCGTCGGGCGTGTCGTTCAGGTCGAGGAACACATCGGCGGAGACGCCGTCCACACTGAAGCGGGTGATGTCGCCGGTGGCCGTGATATCGCCCGAGACCGTGTGCGCGTTGATGCGCCCGGTGTGATTGCGCACAGAGAGCTCGCCGCTCACGCTGTTGAGTTCGAGGCTTCCGCTGAGTTCGTCCACCACCACCTCGCCCGAGACGGTGCTCAGCCGGGAGTCACCGGCGAGGCCGGAGACGAGGGCGCTCGCCGAAACCACGCCGAACTTGAGGGCGACGTCGCGCGGAACCAGCACGCTGACATCCGCCTTCGCGTTGTCGCGCCAGCCACGGAACACCTCGATGAAGTTGTCCCAGCGCAGCTGCGGGTGGTCGATCTCGAGGGTGTCGCCGTCAATGGAGATCTTGAGGTCTTTACCGCTGACCGAGTGCACCTCGATGCGGGCGCTCTGCTCGTCGTGGCCGATGATGTCGACCTGGCCGCCGATGAGGCCCACCTTGAGCGCGCGCACCAGCTCGATGTCGAGCACCTTCGTCTCGCCGGGCTGTATCAGCCACTTCTCCTGTGCCATCGTTCTGTCCTTTTCTCCGGTACCGTCACGTCTGATAACGCGATATATCGCGTTGTGTTCAAAACACGATATATCGCGTTTGCCGGATGCGCAAGCGCCGCACGCAATTCGTGGTTGACATTGACGTAACGTCAAGCTCTAGCGTGGGTTGCATGCCGAATGAAGGAGACGGAGATGACGGCGAATGACCGCGACTGGTCGATTCAAGAGATAGCGCGGCTGGCCGGCACCACGAGCCGCACCTTGCGCCACTACGGCGAGGTCGGGCTGCTCGAGCCGAGTCGAATCGGCTCGAACGGCTATCGTCACTACGACCAGAATGCCCTCGTGCGGCTGCAGCGCATTTTGCTGCTGCGAGACCTCGGGCTCGGCCTTCCGGCCGTCGCTGAGGTGCTGAATAACGAGACGGATGCGCCGCGCGCCCTCCAGAACCACCTCACGTGGTTACAGCGGGAACAACAGAGGCTGGCGCGACAGATCGCATCCGTCGAGACGACGCTCACGGCAATGGAAGGAGGTGAACAGCTCATGGCAGAAGAGATATTGGACGGCTTCGACCACACCCAGTACAAGGAGGAGGTCGAACAGCGCTGGGGCGCCGATGCGTACGCGAAGAGCGATGCGTGGTGGCGTTCGAAGAGCGAGGCTGAGAAGAAGGAGTACCACGAGCAGCATGCCCAGATCGCGCGTGACTATGCGGCCGCACACAGTGCGGGGGCGGATGCCGCAAGCGAGACGGTGCAGGCGATAGTCGCCCGCCACGTCGACTGGCTCAATCTGAGCGCGTCGGTGACGGGAGGGCCCATCACGGCCCAGCGTCTCAACGGCTACGGCGATATGTACGTGGCCGATCCGCGCTTCGCCGCGAACTACGGTGGGCAGGCCGGTGCCGAGTATGTGCGCGATGCGTTTCGCGTGTACGCAAGCGGACTCCCGTTGGTCGAGTAGCGCGCTGGAGCTGAAGCGATTGCGCCAGCAATCGCCTCAGCTCCAGCGCCGAGCGAGCGTGCGAGCTACTCGACCAGCGCGGCGCCGATCGTGTTCAGTTCGGCGAGAGCGTCGGCCGGCAGCTCGAGCGCGGCGCCGGCGACGTTCTCGTGCAGGTGCGCGACAGACGACGTGCCGGGGATGAGCAGGATGTTGGGCGAGCGCTGCAGCAGCCAGGCCAGGGCAACAGACATCCGGGTCGCGCCGAGGCGCTCGGCGACACGGCTCAGCGTCTCGGACTGCAGCGGCGAGAACCCGCCCAGAGGAAAGTACGGCACGTAAGCGATGCCCTGCGCGGCGAGCGAATCCACGAGGTCATCGTCCTGGCGATTGGCAATGTTGTAGAGGTTCTGAACCTCCACGATCGGTGCGATGGCCTGCGCCTCGGCCACCTGTTCGCCCGTGACATTGCTCACTCCGAGGTGCGCGATCAGGCCTTCATCGCGGAGTTCCACCAGTGCCGAGAACGGCTCTGCTATCGAGCCGGCCTCCGGGCTGTCTATACCGCCCACCCGCAGATTCACCACATCGAGTCGTTCAAGGCCGAGCCGCGTGAGGTTGTCGTGAACCGCCTGGCGCAGCTGGTCTCGTGAACGGGCCCGCGGCCATCCGCCGTCGGCGTCGCGCAGTGAGCCGACCTTGGTGACCAGGTGGAGGGCATCCGGGTAGGGGTGCAGTGCCTCCTTGATGATCTCGTTCGTGACGAACGGCCCATAGAAGTCTGACGTGTCGATGTGGGTGATGCCGAGCTCCACGACCGCGCGCAGCACGGCGAGTGCGGCCTCGCGGTCGGCGGGCGGCCCGAAAACATGCGGCCCGGCGAGTTGCATTGCGCCGTAGCCCGTGCGGGTCACTGTGAGGTTGTCGGCGAGGCTGAAGGTGCCTCCGGCAAGTGTTGTGCGTGTGGATGTCATGGCTCAACTCTGCGCCGGTGACCGCGGCACAGCGAGAGTCCTCGTGTTCCTAGGGGCGACAGGGACAGTCATGCGTCCGCGCGCGGGTCTACCGTTGTGACATGGACGACAACGCGCTCGGGGAGTATCTCAAGGCACGGCGCGGACTTGTGCAGCCGCAGGATGTGGGAATCCGGGCCGGGGGCATCCGCCGTGTTGAGGGCCTGCGGCGCGAGGAAGTGGCGATGCTTGCGGGCATCAGCTCCGACTATTACCTGCGACTGGAACAGGGGCGGGATCGACGGCCCTCTGTTCAGGTTCTCGAGGCTCTCGCGCAGGTACTGCAACTGGATGAACTGGCCACCCGCTACCTCATCAACCTTTCCCAGGAAAAGCCGCGCAGGACCGCGCGCCGCGCGCGCGAAATCGTGCCGAGCGGCATTCGGCAACTGCTCGGCGTGCTGCAGCAGCCCGCCTTCGTGGAGGGCCGCTACCTGGACGTGCTCGCCTCCAATTCGCTCGCCGCGGCGCTCTCGCCGACGTTCGACGTCGGCGGCAACCGCATCCGCGACTTCTTTCTCGATGAGCGCGAGCGCAGCCTCTTCGTCGACTGGGAGGCAATCGCTCCCAGTATCGTCGCGGGCTTCCGCGCCCTGGTGGGCGCCGACACGAGCGATCCGCGATTCGTGCAGCTCGTCGGCGAGCTTTCTCTCGGCAGCGAGCCGTTTCGGCGGCTTTGGGCCCGGCATGACGTCAAGCTGCAGGGCAGCGGACCCTCGCTCCTGCGCCACCCCGAACTCGGCGATCTGAAGTTGCGCCGCGAGAAGCTAAGCGTCGGTGGAACGGATGGGCAGCTGCTCGTCGTCTTTCACGCCGAAGCCGGATCGGAAACGGCCGACTTGCTCTCGGTGCTGGGCTCCCTCGAGGCATCCCGCCCCCGCCAGACCATCCCGCTCCCGTGAGGTGCGAAGTGCTCGGTGTATTTGCAGAGACTGCAATGAGATAATCTCTGCGACTGGCGATGTCGCCGTTCGCCATCGCGCACCCGCCGCACCCGCGGCATCCGTCTGCCGCACTCGAGGGGAACCCCGTGCACTTTCTTGCCGTTCTGAGCATGAAGAACCGCGCGCTCATCGCTCTCATCACGATTGTGGTTGCCGTGTTCGGCGGGCTCGCGCTCACCAACCTCAAGCAGGAACTGGCGCCGTCGATCCAGTTTCCGCAGCTGGCGATAGTGACGAACTACCCAGGCGCCTCCCCCGAGGTCGTCAACAACGACGTCTCCACGCCGGTCGAGGCCGCCATCCAGGGCGTGCCCGACCTCGACAGCAGCTCGGCGGTGAGCAGCACCAACCAGTCGCTCATCACGGTGAAGTTCACGTACGGCACCAATCTGGCCACGGCCGAGCAGAAGCTCGACCAGGCCATCAACCGCATCAAATCCACGCTGCCCGACGGCGTTGAACCGCAGGTGCTCAGCGGCAGCATCGACGACCTGCCTGTGATTCAGCTCGCCGTCACCAGCACCGAAGACACCAAGGCGCTCGGCGCGGACCTCACCCGGCTCGCCCTGCCCGACATCAAGAAGATCACGGGCGTCAACGACGCACAGCTCGTGGGCCAGGTCGGCCAGCGCATCACCATCACGCCGGATGCCGCGAAGCTCGCGGCAGCGCACCTCACCACCCAGGACATCAAGACCGCCCTGACGCAGAACGGCGTTCTCGTGCCCGGCGGCTCGATCACGGAGGGCGACAAGACGCTCTCGGTGCAGTCGGGGGCACAGCTGAGTTCAGTGAAGGATATTGCAGCGCTGCCGATGTTGGCTGGAGCGGGCGTTTCGGCGGGTTCAGGGATCGCGGCAGGTGCGAGGGTCGCGACGACTGTGACGATCGGCAGCGTCGCATCCGTCGCCGAGACCGACGACCCCACGACCTCGCTCTCGCGCGTCGACGGTAAGCCGGCGCTCACCATCGCCGTCACCAAGTTGCCCTCGGCCAACACCGTCGAGGTGTCGAAGGGCGTGCGCGCCATTGTCTCCGATCTCACCGCCAAGGTGGGTCACGACGCGAAGATCACCATCGTCTTCGACCAGGCGCCGTTCATCGAGCAGTCCATCAACTCCCTCACCGAGGAGGGTCTGCTCGGTCTCGGTTTCGCCGTGGTGGTCATCCTCATCTTCCTGCTGTCGATCCGCTCGACGCTCGTGACCGCGATCTCCATCCCCACCAGCGTGCTCATCACCTTCATCGGCATGCAGTCCACCGGTTACACGCTCAACATCATCACCCTCGGCGCCCTTACCATCGCGATCGGTCGGGTTGTCGACGACTCCATCGTGGTGATCGAGAACATCAAGAGGCATCTGGTGCCCGGCGCAGATCGCGCGAGCACGATCATCCGCGCGGTCAGGGAGGTTGCCGGTGCCATCACCGCCTCGACCATCACGACCGTCGCGGTGTTCCTGCCGCTCGCCTTCGTGGGCGACATGACGGGCGAGCTGTTCCGTCCGTTCGCGCTCACCGTGACGATGGCGCTGCTCTCGTCGCTGCTCGTGGCGCTCACCATCGTGCCGGTGCTCGCGTACTGGTTCCTGCGGCCGCACAAGCAGAAGAAGCACGCGCCGCAGGCCGTGCTGGGCGACGCCGCGTTCGTCGATGAGGTCGACGCGGCAGGCCACGCCACCACGAGCGGCACCGGCACGAGCGCGCCCGACGAGCTCGAGCATCCGTCGCGCCTGCAGAAGGCCTACCTGCCGATCATCCACTGGACGCTCAAGCACTCGGCCATCACCGTGATCATCGCGATTGTGGTGCTCGGCGGCACCATCGCGCTCGTGCCGAGCATGAAAACCAACTTCCTGGGCGCCACGGGGCAGAACACGCTCACCGTCACGCAGAAGATGGCGCCAGGCACGAGCCTTGCGGCGTTGGATGCCGCCGCGAAACCCGTCGAGAAGAAGCTGCTGGCCACGAAGGGCATTCAGACGGTGCAGCTCTCGATCGGCTCGAGCGGCAGCGCGCTGCGCGACGCGTTCACCGGCGGCGGTGGCGGCGCCGTCACCTACTCCATCACGACGGATGCCAGCGTGGACCAGACCGCGCTGCAGAACACCATCGAGCGCGAGCTGAAGAGCATCACGAGCTCGGGCGAGACCACGGTCTCCTCCTCGAGCGGATTCGGCGGCTCGAGCGACATCGAGATCGACGTGACGGCATCCACCGGCAAGGCGCTGACGGATGCGACGGATTCGATCACGAAGGCGGTCGGCGGGCTCGACTCCATCAAGCAGGCATCGAGCAACCTCAGCTCCTCGCTGCCGTACATTGCGGTGACCGTCGACCGCGCGAAGGCCGCGGCGGCCGGGCTCAGCGAGGTGGCCGTGGGCGGCATCGTCTCGCAGGCCATGCAGCCGACAACGGTCGGCTCGGTGGCCATCAACGAGACGACGCTGAAGATCTACATTCAGAACGCGAGCGCACCGACGAGTGTCGCCGAGCTGGCCGCGCTGAAGGTTCCGACCGCGCGCGGGGTGGTGGCGCTCGACACGCTGGCGACGGTGAAGCAGACCACGGGGCCAGCATCCATCACCACACAGAAGGGGTTGCGCAGCTCGGCCATCACCGCCACGCCGGCGACGGACAACCTCTCGGTGGCCAATGCGGATGTGCAGAAGGCGCTCAAGG
It encodes:
- a CDS encoding helix-turn-helix domain-containing protein; the encoded protein is MDDNALGEYLKARRGLVQPQDVGIRAGGIRRVEGLRREEVAMLAGISSDYYLRLEQGRDRRPSVQVLEALAQVLQLDELATRYLINLSQEKPRRTARRAREIVPSGIRQLLGVLQQPAFVEGRYLDVLASNSLAAALSPTFDVGGNRIRDFFLDERERSLFVDWEAIAPSIVAGFRALVGADTSDPRFVQLVGELSLGSEPFRRLWARHDVKLQGSGPSLLRHPELGDLKLRREKLSVGGTDGQLLVVFHAEAGSETADLLSVLGSLEASRPRQTIPLP
- a CDS encoding APC family permease: MTNEGRSPKRWLIGEPLPSEKLEGQLLSKRLALPIFASDALSSVAYGPQEMLMILTIGGLAFLSFAPWVAACVVVLLITVAASYRQLIKAYPSGGGDYEVAHKNLGEKAGLIVASALLVDYVLTVAVSVASGVDNIISALPWLSGWRVELAVAFVVLIAAVNLRGVRESSKAFAIPTYVFIASIVLMVVTGLVQTLFGSAPIAESAGYSVHAQNITQAAVILLLLRSFASGCSALTGVEAVANGVPAFRTPKIRNARTTLLLMASIAVGLFVGLTAIALITHVHYAENPCDLQGWAQCATSPQRSVIAQVASAVFGNNSILFFIVQAATALVLLLAANTAFNGFPLLGSVLARDSYAPKSLNTRGDRLVFSNGMILLALGACVLLLIYRANLTQLIQLYIIGVFVSFTLGQSGMVKHWIRLLKSGAPDRVGIIRSLCINAFGALLTFSVLVVVTITKFTHGAYLVFIFMPILFLLMMGVNRYYRDVEREVEVDATTTFGSKGDHAIVLIGKMQKPALKALDYAIAARHDSIEAVNIAIDEESTQKLQGQWAEQNIHVPLTIIESPYRDFGVPLIKYIKQRREEHGSEVVTVYLPQYIVGHWWEGLLHNHRSRRIARQLMLCHGVTIALVPWLLDSSSLIYGRRSRPLPGQDRRGEPIPPVMRRPLAPASTASQAAAKTAKPAAKTSTRSTHRTKR
- a CDS encoding oxidoreductase — its product is MTSTRTTLAGGTFSLADNLTVTRTGYGAMQLAGPHVFGPPADREAALAVLRAVVELGITHIDTSDFYGPFVTNEIIKEALHPYPDALHLVTKVGSLRDADGGWPRARSRDQLRQAVHDNLTRLGLERLDVVNLRVGGIDSPEAGSIAEPFSALVELRDEGLIAHLGVSNVTGEQVAEAQAIAPIVEVQNLYNIANRQDDDLVDSLAAQGIAYVPYFPLGGFSPLQSETLSRVAERLGATRMSVALAWLLQRSPNILLIPGTSSVAHLHENVAGAALELPADALAELNTIGAALVE
- a CDS encoding MerR family transcriptional regulator, producing MTANDRDWSIQEIARLAGTTSRTLRHYGEVGLLEPSRIGSNGYRHYDQNALVRLQRILLLRDLGLGLPAVAEVLNNETDAPRALQNHLTWLQREQQRLARQIASVETTLTAMEGGEQLMAEEILDGFDHTQYKEEVEQRWGADAYAKSDAWWRSKSEAEKKEYHEQHAQIARDYAAAHSAGADAASETVQAIVARHVDWLNLSASVTGGPITAQRLNGYGDMYVADPRFAANYGGQAGAEYVRDAFRVYASGLPLVE
- a CDS encoding PadR family transcriptional regulator gives rise to the protein MTPVFAHGSLRLYLLSLLAEAPRHGYELIQALSDRFGGTYSPSAGTIYPRLAKLEEEGLVTKATNGRKSVYEITDAGRAELADREDELDAIENEVTDSVRRLADEVRAGVNAAMKSLRADLASAARDARREAGPEPERQPRDSTEPMDRRADSRAALRDSDVVLTEFRQHLRTDLRTAAARGTLTDAVVAQLRDELTQLRKNVLSALGR
- a CDS encoding DUF4097 family beta strand repeat-containing protein; translation: MAQEKWLIQPGETKVLDIELVRALKVGLIGGQVDIIGHDEQSARIEVHSVSGKDLKISIDGDTLEIDHPQLRWDNFIEVFRGWRDNAKADVSVLVPRDVALKFGVVSASALVSGLAGDSRLSTVSGEVVVDELSGSLELNSVSGELSVRNHTGRINAHTVSGDITATGDITRFSVDGVSADVFLDLNDTPDEITANSVSGDLTLRLANAGGCRYVLNTITGKLLVDNTRIVGARGKAYTGTLGSLDGSWSDIRVNSVSGNVSMLRSAAAPGASAGTGSEAGATA
- a CDS encoding efflux RND transporter permease subunit; its protein translation is MHFLAVLSMKNRALIALITIVVAVFGGLALTNLKQELAPSIQFPQLAIVTNYPGASPEVVNNDVSTPVEAAIQGVPDLDSSSAVSSTNQSLITVKFTYGTNLATAEQKLDQAINRIKSTLPDGVEPQVLSGSIDDLPVIQLAVTSTEDTKALGADLTRLALPDIKKITGVNDAQLVGQVGQRITITPDAAKLAAAHLTTQDIKTALTQNGVLVPGGSITEGDKTLSVQSGAQLSSVKDIAALPMLAGAGVSAGSGIAAGARVATTVTIGSVASVAETDDPTTSLSRVDGKPALTIAVTKLPSANTVEVSKGVRAIVSDLTAKVGHDAKITIVFDQAPFIEQSINSLTEEGLLGLGFAVVVILIFLLSIRSTLVTAISIPTSVLITFIGMQSTGYTLNIITLGALTIAIGRVVDDSIVVIENIKRHLVPGADRASTIIRAVREVAGAITASTITTVAVFLPLAFVGDMTGELFRPFALTVTMALLSSLLVALTIVPVLAYWFLRPHKQKKHAPQAVLGDAAFVDEVDAAGHATTSGTGTSAPDELEHPSRLQKAYLPIIHWTLKHSAITVIIAIVVLGGTIALVPSMKTNFLGATGQNTLTVTQKMAPGTSLAALDAAAKPVEKKLLATKGIQTVQLSIGSSGSALRDAFTGGGGGAVTYSITTDASVDQTALQNTIERELKSITSSGETTVSSSSGFGGSSDIEIDVTASTGKALTDATDSITKAVGGLDSIKQASSNLSSSLPYIAVTVDRAKAAAAGLSEVAVGGIVSQAMQPTTVGSVAINETTLKIYIQNASAPTSVAELAALKVPTARGVVALDTLATVKQTTGPASITTQKGLRSSAITATPATDNLSVANADVQKALKDVSLPTGATATIGGVTASQGDAFSQLGIALLAAILIVYIVMVATFRSLRQPLLLLVSIPFSATGAIVLQIVSGIPLGVASLIGVLMLIGIVVTNAIVLVDLVNQYRRRGMSVPDAVTHGSSRRLRPILMTALATIFALLPMAIGVTGHGGFISQPLAIVVIGGLVSSTLLTLVVLPTLYNLVEGARARRAAKREAAA